The Lutra lutra chromosome 10, mLutLut1.2, whole genome shotgun sequence genome contains a region encoding:
- the LOC125079770 gene encoding olfactory receptor 56A3-like, translating into MIAHPNGTISTEVSNFLLNCFVKSPSWKFWLSLPLSLLFFLAMGANGVLLVTIRLEVSLHEPMYYLLSILSLLDIVLCLTVIPKVLAIFWFDLKSISFYAWFLQMYIMNCFLAMESCTFMVMAYDRYVAICHPLRYPSIITDQFVAKAAIFILARNAFLTMFIPILSARLHYCGKNIIENCICANLSVSKLSCDNVVLNKIYQLIVAWTLLGSDLILIFLSYTFILRAILRLKAKGAAAKALSTCGSHFILILFFSTILLVFVFTHIAKKKISPDIPILLNILHHVIPAALNPIVYGVRTQEIKEGIGKLLRRVGKSSN; encoded by the coding sequence atgatAGCACATCCAAATGGCACCATCTCCACTGAGGTTTCAAACTTCCTCCTGAATTGTTTTGTCAAGTCCCCCAGCTGGAAGTTCTGGTTGtccctgcccctcagcctcctcttcttcctggccATGGGAGCCAATGGTGTTCTCCTGGTCACCATCCGGCTGGAGGTCTCTCTGCATGAGCCCATGTACTACCTACTCAGCATTCTCTCCCTGCTGGATATTGTGCTCTGCCTCACCGTCATCCCCAAGGTCCTGGCCATATTCTGGTTTGACCTCAAGTCCATCAGCTTCTATGCCTGGTTCCTTCAGATGTACATCATGAATTGCTTTCTTGCCATGGAGTCCTGCACATTCATGgtcatggcctatgaccgctacgTGGCCATCTGCCACCCACTGAGGTACCCATCCATTATCACTGACCAATTTGTAGCTAAGgctgctatttttattttggccagGAATGCATTTCTTACTATGTTCATTCCCATCCTCTCTGCCCGGCTCCATTATTGTGGAAAAAATATAATTGAGAACTGTATCTGTGCCAACCTCTCTGTGTCCAAGCTCTCCTGTGATAACGTTGTCCTTAACAAAATATACCAGTTAATTGTGGCCTGGACTCTTCTGGGCTCTGACCTCATCCTCATCTTCCTCTCCTATACTTTCATTCTAAGAGCCATTCTTAGACTCAAGGCAAAAGGGGCAGCTGCCAAAGCTCTGAGCACATGTGGCTCCCACTTCATTCTCATCCTTTTCTTCAGCACCATCCTTCTGGTCTTTGTTTTTACCCATAttgccaagaaaaaaatttcccctgATATCCCCATCTTACTTAATATCCTACACCATGTAATTCCTGCAGCTCTCAACCCCATTGTCTATGGGGTACGAACCCAGGAGATTAAAGAGGGGATTGGGAAATTACTGAGGAGAGTGGGAAAGAGCAGTAACTAA